Proteins from one Nomia melanderi isolate GNS246 chromosome 3, iyNomMela1, whole genome shotgun sequence genomic window:
- the RNaseZ gene encoding ribonuclease Z, whose amino-acid sequence MINNIIRNLVMSQLTKKFCNLSEYFPYQIIRLSSCAINDIEKLYCDIAMSQKKQLNKVYKNSNLISHVLGSGAPGAPKNLFISSDHCNYIFNCGEGTQRLAQEHRCKLSKIENIFITNFTWQNVGGLTGLLLSMQGYTSEVNIHSSEEIIEFLSIIQLLACFSKFKFNYIPIDESKPYKDHVLTVWYIPVYKTSENTESTLDTNKETPCHSNDNGKRVINTTETEKDITDGKKKLKTMKKVFCCFCEVNPRPGRLIMSKCEKLGIKVGPHLRLLKDGFNITKEDGTVVRSSDVCEPEGPKDAVIVIDCPSEEYLESVIKNPKFLNTDNYAKVLVYHFTPAKIFNRSEYQTWIKAFGMSTKHIVLNEENTCLGSEGVYKQQHLLNLLHSEIFPPLSEDSLKEENEMELTNVHRGRTMHSIRIRPVFSVIKNYKISPKRETYVNEVLKNPAFTESLTALRCQIEEKTAEYGLKDACKYPQIVMLGTGSSLPNKIRNTSAILLRIDEHHNILMDCSEGTFCQIVRLFGISEARNIIKNIKAIFISHKHADHHTGTIGILKEREKYTTDKVYLLLPQEIATWLTTYHTLEPILHLCNITNNMHFLQSTKVTKSFQNIFYETLNIKQLNTALVRHCRNAFGISVTLNNGQKIVYSGDAMPSQNLVEIGKDCDLLIHEATMENYLQKLAKMKMHSTTAEAINTGISMNAKFTLLTHFSQRYSKISELPEEYKDVGLAYDNMVVSLPQLPLLHLFYPCLKEMFSKHYDVSMKKKNRYSLEN is encoded by the exons atGATAAACAACATTATAAGGAATCTGGTAATGTCACAACTAACTAAAAAATTTTGCAATCTCAGTGAATATTTTCCTTATCAAATCATCAGGCTTTCCAGCTGTGCTATTAACGATATAGAGAAATTGTATTGTGACATAGCAATGAGtcaaaagaaacaattaaacaaaGTTTACAAAAATTCTAATCTAATATCCcat GTTCTCGGAAGTGGTGCTCCCGGAGCACCaaagaatttgtttatttcctCCGAccattgtaattatatatttaattgcgGAGAAGGAACGCAACGATTAGCCCAAGAACATCGTTGTAAATTGTCTAAAATagagaatatatttataacaaattttacttGGCAAAATGTTGGAGGGCTGACAGGTTTGCTTTTATCAATGCAAGGATATACATCTGAAGTAAATATTCACAGTTCAGAAGAAATAATTGAGTTTCTAAGTATAATTCAACTACTTGCatgtttttcaaaatttaaatttaattatatacccATTGATGAATCGAAACCATATAAAGATCATGTATTAACTGTTTGGTACATTCCTGTATACAAGACTTCAGAAAATACAGAAAGTACTTTAGATACAAATAAAGAAACACCATGTCATTCGAATGATAATGGAAAAAGGGTTATTAATACcacagaaacagagaaagatatAACAgatggaaaaaagaaattaaagactATGAAAAAAGTATTCTGTTGCTTTTGTGAAGTTAATCCAAGACCTGGTAGATTAATAATGTCAAAATGTGAAAAATTGGGTATAAAGGTTGGACCGCATTTAAGATTACTGAAAGATGGATTTAATATTACCAAAGAAGATGGCACAGTTGTACGTAGTTCAGATGTCTGCGAGCCAGAAGGTCCTAAAGATGCTGTTAttg TCATAGATTGTCCAAGCGAGGAATATTTAGAATCTGTTATAAAAAATCCTAAATTCTTAAACACGGATAATTATGCAAAAGTTCTGGTATACCATTTTACTCCAGCAAAAATTTTTAATCGTTCAGAATATCAGACATGGATAAAAGCATTTGGAATGTCTACGAAACATATAGTACTAAATGAAGAAAATACTTGTCTAGGAAGTGAAGGTGTTTATAAACAACAGCATTTATTAAACTTGTTGCATTCTGAAATATTTCCTCCGCTAAGTGAAGATAGCTTAAAGGAAGAAAATGAA atgGAGCTTACGAATGTTCATCGTGGAAGAACAATGCACAGTATAAGAATACGTCCAGTTTTCTCtgtaataaaaaactataagaTTTCTCCGAAACGAGAGACATATGTCAATGAAGTTCTGAAAAATCCAGCTTTTACAGAGTCATTGACTGCATTGCGATGCCAAATTGAAGAAAAAACAGCAGAATATGGATTAAAAGATGCATGTAAATACCCACAAATTGTTATGTTAGGTACTGGTTCTAGTTTaccaaataaaataagaaatacaagTGCTATTCTTCTGAGGATTGATGAACATCACAATATATTAATGGATTGCTCAGAAGGAACTTTTTGCCAAATTGTTCGACTTTTTGGGATATCAGAAgctagaaatattataaaaaacattaAG GCTATTTTTATTTCGCACAAGCATGCCGATCACCACACAGGAACGATTGGTATAttaaaagaaagggaaaaatacACAACtgataaagtatatttattattaccgcAAGAAATCGCAACATGGTTAACCACGTACCACACATTGGAACCAATTTtacatttatgtaatataacGAACAATATGCATTTTCTCCAATCTACAAAAGTAACTAAGTCCtttcagaatatattttatgagacattgaatattaaacagtTGAATACTGCTCTTGTCAGACATTGTAGAAATGCGTTTGGCATTTCGGTTACTCTAAATAATGGGCAAAAGATTGTTTACAg tGGTGACGCAATGCCATCTCAAAATCTTGTAGAGATAGGTAAAGATtgtgatttattaattcatGAAGCAACAATGGAGAATTATCTTCAGAAGTTGGCTAAAATGAAAATGCATTCGACAACGGCTGAAGCAATAAACACTGGGATATCGATGAATGCAAAATTCACTCTGTTAACGCACTTCAGTCAACGATACTCAAAGATTTCGGAACTTCCAGAAGAATACAAGGATGTTGGCTTGGCTTACGATAACATGGTTGTATCGTTACCACAGTTACCGCTGTTACATCTCTTCTATCCATgtttgaaagaaatgtttagTAAACATTATGACGtatcaatgaaaaaaaagaacagataTTCACTGGAGAACTGA
- the LOC116429235 gene encoding SCY1-like protein 2, which translates to MDVLTKLRNTVSNTITSTVQNTAYGLSQLSNVLPGNPVTREFEISAHIGSAGPTLLWKVYNGYKKSTKQEAAIFVFEKRVLDKFSKNDKEVILETLKRGVTQLTKLRHPQILTVQHPLEESRDSLAFATEPVLASLANVLGNHYNLPQPLPSALKDYKLHDVEIKYGLLQLGEGLAFLHEDVKLLHRNICPESIVINSHGAWKIFGFDFCALNQSVESKEPLWSYVEYDMSLSAVAQPNLNYQAPECILASSISSASDIFSLGMVAYVLHSAMNVPLYECNNDLTKCKKFLENLTGSIVTSKLISVPESLRDTVKLMLNHNPELRPDAHQFVKIDYFTDIEVKTLNYLDKIFQWDNLQKSQFYKGLPQLLKQLPHRVILHRVLPALYKELINPPMIPFILPSILYAMETSSVEEFREYILPNMKPVLTLDDPPQISLVLMQHVDLLLKLCTTEVIKTDVVPMLLRALESEWEQLQELCLSALPNIITMIEGPVIKNAILPRMKKICLHGKGSSAKSLSVKVNCLLCLARMLPNFDRWLVLDQVLPFLQEIPHSGEPAILMAIIGIYRILLNHSKLGASKEILATKILPFLLPLCIEQNFSTSQYEILSTLVIEMINRVTTEHKEALSKLDAMRHETQKLDQELSQTSNMYKNTNSTTDAINIIPPIRSPNTNTNTNLQSLQIENGLTMEDKFRLIQQQEVHQRLQSQPPLTPKAIPQQPKKPQIKDLTDTLLQSNLDQLNRSVSSSKPDYSCMSSNLNSHQHFSPQGMNVNLNRNTTNWAPNQITWNSTIPQNTINYPISQGNLVPNQLEFSSNLNTVPNQKTQNLPSQDIMDLLS; encoded by the exons GTTTATCCCAATTATCAAATGTTCTACCAGGAAATCCAGTTACAAGAGAATTTGAGATATCTGCACACATAGGAAGCGCGGGTCCAACATTGTTATGGAAAGTTTATAATGGTTATAAAAAGTCCACTAAACAAGAGGCagcaatttttgtatttgaaaaacGAGTTCTTGATAAATTTTCCAAGAATGATAAAGAAGTGATTTTGGAAACTCTGAAAAGAGGTGTTACACAACTGACAAAACTACGACACCCACAAATTTTAACTGTACAACATCCATTAGAGGAATCGAGAGATAGTTTGGCATTTGCAACTGAACCTGTGTTAGCCAGTTTAGCTAATGTCCTAggaaatcattataatttaccaCAGCCGTTACCATCagctttaaaagattataaattgCACGacgttgaaattaaatatgGACTTTTACAACTTGGCGAAGGTTTAGCATTTCTACACGAAGATGTAAAATTATTGCATAGAAACATATGTCCAGAATCTATTGTTATTAACAGTCATGGAGCATGGAAGATTTTTGGATTTGATTTCTgtgcattaaatcaaagtgtagaAAGCAAAGAACCTTTATGGTCATACGTCGAATATGATATGTCGCTATCAGCTGTTGCACAGCCAAATTTAAATTACCAAGCACCAGAATGTATATTGGCAAGTAGCATTAGTTCTGCCAGTGACATATTTTCTTTAGGAATGGTAGCATATGTTTTACATTCTGCAATGAATGTACCACTCTATGAGTGTAATAATGATTTAACAAAATGCAAAAAGTTTCTGGAAAACTTGACTGGTTCAATTGTTACTTCTAAACTTATATCAGTTCCAGAGTCTCTCAGAGACACGGTGAAATTGATGTTAAATCATAATCCTGAATTAAGACCGGATGCTCATCaatttgttaaaattgattACTTCACGGACATAGAAGTaaaaactttgaattatttGGATAAAATTTTTCAGTGGGATAATTTACAAAAGTCACAATTTTACAAAGGATTACCACAGCTGTTAAAGCAATTACCGCACAGGGTTATATTACACAGAGTACTCCCTGCATTatacaaagaattaattaaccctCCAATGATTCCTTTTATCTTGCCAAGTATATTATATGCAATGGAAACCAGTTCTGTAGAAGAATttagagaatatattttaccaaATATGAAACCAGTTTTGACTTTGGATGATCCACCGCAAATTAGCCTTGTATTGATGCAACATGTTGACTTACTGTTAAAACTATGTACTACAGAAGTAATAAAAACAGATGTGGTCCCAATGCTGCTGCGTGCTTTGGAATCTGAATGGGAACAATTACAAGAATTATGTTTGTCAGCTCTGCCtaatattataacaatgatTGAAGGACCAGTAATTAAAAATGCAATTCTACctcgaatgaaaaaaatttgtttacatgGCAAAGGAAGTAGTGCTAAAAGCCTTAGTGTAAAAGTTAATTGTCTTTTGTGTCTTGCAAGAATGTTGCCAAATTTTGATCGATGGTTGGTTCTTGATCAAGTGTTACCTTTCTTGCAAGAAATTCCACATTCTGGTGAACCTGCAATTCTAATGGCCATTATAG GAATTTACAGAATATTACTGAATCACAGTAAGTTGGGAGCGAGCAAAGAAATATTAGCAACAAagattttaccatttttattacCATTATGTATAGAACAAAACTTTAGTACATCGCAGTATGAAATTCTTTCGACTCTTGTAATTGAAATGATAAATCGTGTAACAACAGAACATAAGGAAGCATTGAGCAAATTGGATGCAATGCGTCATGAAACACAAAAACTTGATCAAGAGCTTTCACAAACCTCTAACATGTACAAAAATACTAATTCCACTACTGACGCTATTAATATTATCCCTCCAATTCGTTCtccaaatacaaatacaaatacaaatttgcAGTCTCTACAAATTGAAAATGGTTTGACAATGGAAGATAAATTTCG ATTAATTCAACAACAAGAAGTACACCAACGTTTACAATCTCAACCACCATTAACACCGAAAGCTATTCCACAGCAACCCAAGAAACCTCAGATAAAAGACTTAACCGATACGTTATTACAGTCCAATTTAGATCAATTAAATCGATCAGTATCAAGTTCAAAGCCTGATTATTCCTGCATGtcttcaaatttaaattcacaTCAACATTTCAGCCCACAAGGAatgaatgtaaatttaaatCGAAACACAACTAATTGGGCTCCTAATCAAATTACATGGAATTCAACTATTCCTCAAAATACGATTAATTATCCTATCAGTCAAGGAAACTTAGTACCTAATCAATTGGAATTCAGTTCAAATTTGAATACTGTTCCAAATCAGAAGACTCAAAACTTACCTTCACAGGACATAATGGATTTACTTagctaa